Proteins encoded together in one Lathyrus oleraceus cultivar Zhongwan6 chromosome 5, CAAS_Psat_ZW6_1.0, whole genome shotgun sequence window:
- the LOC127079454 gene encoding uncharacterized protein LOC127079454, which yields MVDRQSRHKIKTLRTNGGGEYVLTDFNALCERERIVHEVVLTYTPQQNDTTKRKNITIMNMVRSILKGKYLPNKLWGEVVSSATNILNKCPTNKLEGITPEECLASFRPNLYICDLPLEREYEFDEGEELMYVSAKQVRGSVKEWALVFVILASLEAKDKGVVRDLHAVCEFLEVFPEDISDLPPEREIGFTIDLVPDTSPVSMAPYGMSASKLSELKK from the exons ATGGTGGACAGACAAAGTAGACACAAGATCAAGACTTTGAGAACTaatggtggtggagaatatgtgttgACAGACTTCAATGCATTGTGTGAAAGAGAAaggattgtgcatgaggtggtgctGACATACACTCCTCAACAAAATGATACTACTAAAAGGAAAAACATCACTATTATGAACATGGTAAGAAGTATATTGAAGGGAAAATATCTACCAAATAAATTATGGGGTGAAGTTGTGTCTAGTGCAACAAACATCTTGAACAAATGTCCAACCAACaagctagaaggaatcacacCAGAAGAATGTTTGGCTAGTTTTAGGCCTAACTTGT ATATATGTGACTTACCTTTAGAGCGTGAATATGAGTTTGATGAAGGTGAAGAGTTGATGTATGTATCTGCTAAGCAAGTGAGAGGATCCGTGAAGGAATGGGCACTAGTGTTTGTGATTTTAGCTTCGTTGGAAGCCAAAGACAAGGGAGTAGTTCGTGATCTTCATGCAGTGTGTGAATTTCTGGAAGTGTTTCCGGAAGACATCAGTGATTTACCACCAGAGCGAGAGATTGGGTTTACTATTGACTTGGTACCCGATACTAGTCCTGTTTCTATGGCTCCATATGGAATGTCTGCTTCTAAGTTGAGCGAGCTAAAGAAATAG